A segment of the Mycobacterium intracellulare ATCC 13950 genome:
ACCTGACCCGGGAGTGGCAGCAACGCTGCGGCCCTTTTCAGTGACGCTGTCTTGTTAAGCGAACTCAGACGGCTTATCGCGAAGTCGGTGGGAGCGGACAGTGAACCCAGTTTTGACAGCGGTGATGTCGCCGCGGACAGGCATGCGTCGAATGTCGTTATCGGCGAACGAGACAGCGCCCGCAGCGCTCGGGGAATCACGGGCATCACGTGGCCGCCGGCCGATACCACTTGCGGAGCCGCGATCAGGCTCCACGCGGTTTCTGCGACCGCGGGGTCGTGCTGGCCCGATCCCACGGTCGGCGGCGAGTCGAATGGTGCCAGAGTTGACGCGGCCGCAGCGGCTGCGGCATAGGCGTACATGGCGTCGGCGTCCTGTGCCCAGATCCGTTCGTAGCCAGCGTCCGTGTCGGCGATTGCGGGGCCGTTTTGGGCCAGGCCGTTTGCCGTCACGAGCGCCAGCCGCAGCGCGCGGTTGGCGTCGATCACCGACGGCGGCACCACCGCCCCTAACGCGGACTCGAATGCGTCGGCGGACGCTCTCGCTTGGCGCGCGGCCTGCCGCGCGCGGGCGGCGACGGCATTGAGCCATGCGGTAAAGGACACCACCGCCGCCGCGATCGCGATCGACTTCGGGTGCTGCTCTACCTGGAATAGCATCGACGCCACCGAGCCATAGCTCTCCGCGATGTCGTATAACTGCGCCGCCGTTTCATCCCACGCCTCAGCCGCCAGGCTCATCGAGGCCGAGCCGGGACCTGAATACAGTCGGCCGGAGTTGATTTCCGGTGGTAGCTCACCGAGACTCACTGATTACTCACTTCAGGTGCGCGTCACCTAACGACGGCCGAGCGCGATGCGCCTGTCCGCTCAAGCGAATGGCCCGCCGGTGCCACGAACGCCTTATTGAGCGTGAGGCTCCGTTCGGCCTTGGGATACCAGCCTTGCGGTGCGTATTGGCTGGTGTGCAGGTAGCACTGGACCCGCACCTCAGCGCTGCCGGGCGTGAAGGTGAGCAGCCTGCTGATCGGAAGTGTGGTGATGGGCATATGGTGGCGGCTCAGTGATGCGACGTTGAGAAACCATGTGCCCCAGCGTTTTTCGATATGGGCTTTGCCGCCATAGCTGTCGTCGGGGTGGGTGTGGGTGTGCCCGGCGATCCACAAGTGAACCCGGCCGGGATGTTCGGTGAGGAAGTCTTCGAACGCCCCGGAGTCTGGTTTGCTGTCCACCCAGTACAGATAGGACGCCGCGTGTGGGGTTCCGAGTTCGAACGGGCGATGATAGTGCTCCAGCAGCTGTCCGTCCGGCCCTTTGCGAACGCCTTCCCACTCCCCGGAGGCCACGGTGGTGTCCTTGAGGACGTAATGGTGGACGACGATGATGATCGAATCGGGGTTGCTCAGCACCATGTGTTTCCACCAGCGGAACGCCTCGCCGCTGACGACGCCGCCCGGGTTGCCGCCGAGCGGGCCCCGCCCCACGGTCTGGGTGGGTTCGTTGCGGTCGCTGAGCATGAGGAACAAGAGGTTGCCCACCCGGAAGGAATAGTGGTCCCACGCGCCCTCGACTGGATAAGGTCGCGCGTTGGCGTCGACTCCGGAGAATTCGGTGTGCTGTCCGAGGGGATCCACCCACTTCTGCCACCACCATGCCTCGGGCTCGTGTAGGCCGCTGCGATCGTGATTGCCGCAGACGCTGTAGATGGCCTCGCGTCGGTGGCGACGCAGGCTCGCGAACTGACGGCGAAGCTCGGATCCCTCGGCGTCGTCGGGAAGATGGTGATGGGCCCCGGACATGTCGCCGACGTCGATGGCGATATCCCACTCGAACGGTGGGCCACCTTCGGATCCGCCGGCCTCCGAATGCGTTATCGCCTCGGCCAGGCTCCGTCTGCCGTAGCGCTTGTCTGTCCCGACGTGCGCATCACCGAACGCCCAAAGACGAAATGGGCTGTCCGGCAGTCGAT
Coding sequences within it:
- a CDS encoding PPE family protein produces the protein MSLGELPPEINSGRLYSGPGSASMSLAAEAWDETAAQLYDIAESYGSVASMLFQVEQHPKSIAIAAAVVSFTAWLNAVAARARQAARQARASADAFESALGAVVPPSVIDANRALRLALVTANGLAQNGPAIADTDAGYERIWAQDADAMYAYAAAAAAASTLAPFDSPPTVGSGQHDPAVAETAWSLIAAPQVVSAGGHVMPVIPRALRALSRSPITTFDACLSAATSPLSKLGSLSAPTDFAISRLSSLNKTASLKRAAALLPLPGQVGGATTSATARLGRASSIGALSVPQSWAKAAMPRGIELQTSDSDYVLIDPSNLLW
- a CDS encoding metallophosphoesterase, translated to MPEDHHDHRLPDSPFRLWAFGDAHVGTDKRYGRRSLAEAITHSEAGGSEGGPPFEWDIAIDVGDMSGAHHHLPDDAEGSELRRQFASLRRHRREAIYSVCGNHDRSGLHEPEAWWWQKWVDPLGQHTEFSGVDANARPYPVEGAWDHYSFRVGNLLFLMLSDRNEPTQTVGRGPLGGNPGGVVSGEAFRWWKHMVLSNPDSIIIVVHHYVLKDTTVASGEWEGVRKGPDGQLLEHYHRPFELGTPHAASYLYWVDSKPDSGAFEDFLTEHPGRVHLWIAGHTHTHPDDSYGGKAHIEKRWGTWFLNVASLSRHHMPITTLPISRLLTFTPGSAEVRVQCYLHTSQYAPQGWYPKAERSLTLNKAFVAPAGHSLERTGASRSAVVR